Genomic segment of Cryomorphaceae bacterium:
GAAAAATATGCTGCTGAAAACGGGTATTTCATACGCCAGTTCCCAGCGAATTGGTCGAAGCACGGTAGGGGTGCGGGGCCTGTGCGCAATGCGCAAATGGCAGGTTATGCAGACATGTTAATTGCCTTTTGGGATGGCGTGAGTAGCGGCACCAAAAACATGATTGACACTGCAAAGCGTGCTGGATTAGAGGTAATAGTGTACCACTATTAACCCAAAATATGAATTGGCTTTGGCCAATTGCATATTCGATAAAGAGAATCAATCTTTTACAGCTCGCTTCGCTGCACTGAAAAAGTGATTCTCTAATCGGGGTTGTCCCAACTAATGCAAGCTTGCCTGGCCGGCAGGTAGTTCGGAGCTTTTAGCTCCTCCTATTGCATAAGTTGGGATTAATGTGAGCGGCATGAATTTATTCAAAGCTTATTTCACGCAAATCGGCATAGAACGCCTCATTATGAATATGCAGTCAAAACCAATCAATGCCTGGCAATTTCACGCAAACGGAAAAAAGCTACTCATTTCGCCAGAGTCACACTTAGAATGAAAAGCATGATTGAAGCAATAAATAAA
This window contains:
- a CDS encoding DUF2493 domain-containing protein: MKVIIAGGRNFEDYVGLCLACDKALLHSKVSEVVSGAAHGADKLGEKYAAENGYFIRQFPANWSKHGRGAGPVRNAQMAGYADMLIAFWDGVSSGTKNMIDTAKRAGLEVIVYHY